The sequence AAGCGGAAACTGAAAGGAGATTACATGGTGTTAAGGCTAGCTGTGATGGACCTAGCATATCTCATTTGTTTTTTTGCAGATGACTCGTTGATTTTTGGGAGAGCAAATGCAGCTGAGATTGGTGAAGTCCATAATATCCTTGAAGAGTATGAGCGGGTATCAGGGCAGGTGATAAATTTTGATAAGTCAGAGGTGTTCTATAGCCGCGGAGTTAGCCCTGAGAGGAAACTACTCCTTACcaactgataggggtcaaaaacccctatcttttagtacggttttagggactattttgtatcttttatttcctttttatttactttaatagcaatttattattgttttgtcaattttaggtttttaaattattttttaactttttattaaatattcctaacttttgtcaagtattttgtcacttttaataaattaatctctatttgttattttgagctttatctgtacccaaaattaagaaattaacctaccaaaaataaatcaaatttgacttggtacttaaaaatgttttttggtaggataattaattaattttggatgaatcatctaaataatattttatgagattatgtgCAGATTTTTAGATAAATGTGGAGATTTTTAAGGATCAGAATCAGAGACCCACTCGGCGcatcaaaatcaaataaaagtcatgcagaatattttggcagatttttagggattatctttgggctttttgtatttaaataattatattttatccCCAAAGAAAAAGtagtttttattagataataattggagagttatttttccattagaataactttttattaattagtctttcgttaggaaagctttttattaattagtctttcgtTAGGAaggctttttattaattagtctttcattaggaaagctttttattaattagtcttttatTAGGAaagatttttattaattaatttttcattaggaataggttttaatttttcattataaatagttccatttgttaggaattatggtcatctttcattattgtaaatttACCTTAGCCTTCACCCTTAAAgattcctctccacctcctccatctccttcaacctccattgaagcaccttcgaagctccgctcaccgaggaatattcaaggttcgtccttaagacctaggaagctggctgcagagtagacaggttccctgaaagggatttttcgtatctccttttatctttccttgtttgtactctttgatacagtctatgaatcctaggctaattgtatcctgtgacattgttcttcgcctttaataatattttagctcttattttgttctatgattatttgtttaatctttgtcttacgctttattcaattggtttaactcattcaaaagccttaaaatctagtaggcacatattacgagctgaatctgacctagtcaaagcctaggagattgacgacctcttagttgattaagcccaaattgctgagccttaaacctagtttcggccttacaagggaatcacgcacttggaacttcaggagggtaagtagggttaatcgccttgaatacaagtgacttagattaggtttttaatcaatagacctaataatctatcttcattattattgttcataccatgttccttcgggtaattgcattagtgaaagatcacctaggagtagtttaacttaattaggggtagagtaacttaattaggcgtagaataacttagctagaattagaatagttagctaggagtagtataattcaactaggagtatattaacttaaacaaaaccaaactcaaaacccccaaagcctagataacacctgagaccaagtagcttgatacttgtagaaataaatcctgtggacgatacctggacttttccagaattttattacttgataacgacggggtacacttatcccttagtcggCCTCAGCGAAACCGAACTCGTAAGCCGCTGAGGCCCCGTCACCAACTTACTTAATGTACGGGAAACTGGTGCCTTCCCTCGATATCTGGGGCTACCAACAATTATTGGAAGGTCACAAAGAGAAGTCTTTTCTGCAATTAAGGAAAGGATTAATTGCAGACTGAGAGGGTGGGAGGAACGTAAACTATCAGGTGGAGGCAGAGAGGTACTTATCAAATCAGATATTCAATCCATACCTACTTATATCATGTCTTGTTTTCTACTTCTAGACTATTTCTATAAGTACATCCAGAGTGCAATTAGCCGTTTCTGGTGGGGAGGTACCATCGGTAGGAAGCCGATCTACTGGCTAGCCTGGGATATAGCATGCAAATCAAAATTTGAAGGTGGCCTTGGCTTTCTAAGTATGCGATCTTTCAATCTGGCTTTACTGTCAAAACAGTGTTGGTGAATCTTATGCAATCCGGACTCATTATGTGCTAAAGTTGTCAAGGCGAAATACTTTCCATTGAATAACTTTCTTGATGCGCCGTTATGTGCTGGTCCAAGCTACTTCTGGTGTGGCGTTCTTACTGCAAGGGAGGTTGTCCGCAAAGGTTTATTTTGGAGAGTTGGTAATGGGCTGAATATAAACATCTGGTCTGACAGCGGGGTTCCATCGCTGAACGCGCGCCGTCCGCTTATAGCCCTTGCTGCCCCGAGACCGGTAATGGTACATGAGCTAATTGATCACGCGAATAGATGCTGGAACAGGGAAGTGCTCCAACGATTCTTCCAAACTGATGATATTGTTGAAATAGGCAAGATCAATATTAGCTTTCGCCTACCACCAGACAGACTATATTGGGGTTATACGGCTTTAGGGAATTTCTCTATTAAAACTTGTTACCATCTTGCTGAGAACGCCCAGCTTACAGGCACTAGTTCGTCTTCTGGCACCTCCCATGATCGTCCTATATACAAGAAGCTCTGGTCTCTCAATCTACCGGTAAAAATCAAACACTTCCTGTGGAGAATGATGCGTGACAAACTTCCAACTGGCGAAACACTTAGCCGACGCGGAATGACAGACGAGCCGAGATGCCCGTGCTGCAATTTTGGACATAAGGATCTGCACCACTACTTCATGGACTGCCCGTTCTCCAAAGACGTATAGCGTAAGGTACCAGTGCAGCTTCGAGTTGATAAAACAGGTATTACTAATCCTTTAACTTGGATGGATTTCTGTTGCAGCCAACTCCGACGTAAGGAGTTCGAACTGGTTGTTGTGGTAGCCTGGTGGCTCTGGTAACGTCGAAATCTTTGGCGTCATGACCATTCCTGGATTCCAGATGAGATGCTCATAACGAAAGCTCAAAGCTTCCTCGCTGATCGGCATCAAACCAGCACATAAGGTGTACATAACTTGTCCGACTGCAGTGACGCTCTTAATCAATCCCTTAATCCTGAGAAATCTTGGTGTCGCCCCCACTTGGTGTCATAAAAATCAACTGTGATGCCTCTATGGGGAATAATGACTGGGATTGCAGGGTGGGAATGATCGTGAGAGACACAAACAGACTAGTTATGGCCTCCGCTGGGATAGTCATCAGTCCTGTTGCATCAGTAACAGCAGCTGAAGCAAGGACGGTTCTTGAATCATTAATCAGGGCGCAAGAGATAGGCTTTGATGCGATTATACTTGAATCTGATGCGAAAAGAGTTATTGACACGATTAACTCGGAATTCCCCCCAAACACGGCTTTACAGGAACTTTACACGGACATATCCACAGTTTCCCTTAGCTTTAGTAGGTGCTCTTTTATGCATATTTTCAGAACTTGTAATTCGGTAGCTGATGCTATTGAAAAATGGGCCAGGGACTTAACGAATCCTGTTTATTTGATTGAGGAGACCCCCAATATTGTTTGGAACTTGTTATGTAAGGATGCCACTTTTTCTGATAATGAATAGAAGctattttactaaaaaaaatggaTAAGTGATAGAATGGGAAATTGATATTCAAAATGAATCActtaaaattgttttgaagagTATAAAAACAAATTAAGCTTCGTTATCACACGTAGGAAAGAAATaagaatttttaattaattactaaGGAAAGATACTCACACACATAGGGATACAATCGAATCATTATCGGGTTAGGAGCGCACTCGCACGATGTGAACGGTGCAAATACTGTACAGAAATGGAACCTTTAAAGTGAAGTGTCTTAACatttagagggtgtttgtttcagcttttcggaggagcgtttagcgttttaCTCCAAACCACAGGAAATAAAGCGTTTGGTTAGGATTAAATAACCAcaacgtttagcattttctctgaaaactgcagcgttttggagcgtttcacgaaaagctcctatttagagcttttcataaacagcggTTTGTAGCTatatgttattgacaaaattatccttcttattttcataaaatatgtttattctttaatattatttatatttagcaACATAATTACCAGAAAAGAtagttttgttgcgttcaataaattttttattttttatatagattatttttattaatttgtgtaacatattttttattttataataggataagatgcaaaaatatccctaacatttatagctatgagcaattttatccttaacatctaaaattgtgcaattatacccctaatattggcagccaaaagcaattttacccataacattgacaagttgggtcaatttgagaaataatttatcaaactgtctttttggtcatgaatattgttatctacacttcacatgtgcacattttatcatcgttagtaacagatcacaaacatatgattagacgtgaattttttttaaggaaataaaaaaaatatattgtcttttgtacaagttggacaaaaaaaaatcaaatatttcgctgaatttataaatattaattttcaattttattattacatcacaaaaaaaaatatgaaatctttttttacaactactgatatgtgcaattggtgtagaataagaaataaaatatttatgttttctaataatatcagaaatcgacccaacttgccaattttaggggtaaaattgcttttagctaccatcattatgggtaaaattgtaccattttagatgttaagagtaaaattattcctagttgtaaacgttataggcatttttcacatttttccttttataatttcatcgttaattaatttaaaacatgtccattttagacattttaaaaccaaacagcaacagttcaatataattttaccaaacactagtaattaaacaacgaataacaaacagctaactgcaacagctaacagcttactacaactgtaaacagctaacagcaaccacaacagctattagctaacagttaAACCAAACAGATCCTAGTTAATAGATATTTTGACATTAAAGGATCAATAATTATTCTTTAATCTCTACCGTATGATTTTAATAATTAGTGGGTCAATGACTAGGTAGGCATTTGATATTGGTTAAAGGGGTTAGAAATGTATTAAGAGAAAGTAAAAACATAAGGCACTAATAATAATGATTGAAAGAATAGAAAAGAGGATTTAGTCAAAAGAATAAAACGACAAAAGTAAGCGAGAATAGCGGGTAACCATGTCCCACCACCAAAACATGGAATGAAATAGAAGTAGTTGACTTTATCAAGTAGCAAACATAGCCACGCAACTCAAGTACCATCCTCTTgtactttctttttatattttatcttcttcttcctcctcttccatcATCATCATCCGTACATCCTTCAAACtctcatatttcaataaaataaaaaacaaaaacaattaattAGGTACCTTGTCTCTGTCTTCTCTCGTATTTACTAGATCctatgtgtgtgtatatatatatgtctgtTTGATATTGTGTTGTCTGAATTTAAGgttaagaagaagaaagaagatgaaaatGATGTACGAACAGCAGCAGGAACAACAAGATCCTATCATGCTCAAAATGGAATCCATGAAAAAAAGTGTTTCAGATAATCAGAAGAAAATATCAGAAGAAGTTACACTTGAGATTATTGATTTAAGCAGCATGTCTTTGGATTCTCTTCCTAATCCTGCTCTTAATTTGGCTCTTATTTGCAAATTAGACCTCTCCAATAACAATCTTCAGGTACGCTATTATTTCTTTCACGTTACCTTACATGACTCCTTATATATGCGAGATAAGTTTTTTTGGAATGAGAGAACCTGACTGTCAAGGAACCGTTAGATCTAAACTGATAGTTAAGATTGAAGaataacttattattattattattattattattatctttcatGGGAAAATCTAACGATAGATAGGATTTTTTCAGGATTCTAACCCTCGATAAGAGGCTCTAATATCAAGTTAAAGaatcaatttaactaaaaatttaatttactgATAATTAAAGTACAAATAATagcttttattataattatctgTGACAGAAACTATAGGTTTACCTCTAAATTTTGGAGagaaaattgaataaaatcaTTTGTACTACGAAAAACTTGGTCGCTAAACATAAATTCCGTCATCTATTCTTGTCACTTCTGAATCCGTACACTTTGATATCATCGGTGGAATTGGCGACGGAGTTTTTCGTCGTGCTTCATAATCCCATGATTACTGAGTttttatctattgattttcgAGTATTGGGTTCTGATTCTGCCACTGTTTAGAATGAGTTAGGCTTTTATTTACAGTGCAtacttatattaattttttttaattgaaatacaGACCTAGCCTAACGGGTATACGTATATTAATTAATTCATCTTCGTTAATTAATTGTGATATTTTCGATCAGGCAATCCCAGAATCATTAACGGCAAGATTGTTGAATGTGGTGGTGTTAGATGTGCACTCGAATCAGCTAAAATGTCTTCCAAATTCAATCGGGTGTTTATGCAAACTCAAGGTTCTTAATGTTGCTGGAAACTTTCTTCAGTTTCTTCCTAAAACCATTGAGAATtgcaggtttttttttttttttttttttttgtcgaattaatattatttcctttccttttcttctctAGCATCTCACCATCATAATACTTGGATATGAGAAATTTTACGGTACTCCCGAAGTAATACACCCGACCAATGAAATTCATGTTATCTACCACTACATGGAAGATGATTGGTGTAATGTCTAAAATATATACATGTGGCACAACTTAATTGGTAAGGAGTATTACTCCCAGGAGTACTCTAAAATTTTCCCTTGGGTATTAACAATAATTTAAGCTTGAATTCAAGTCTATCTGCATGgaatccaaaataataaataaataaaacaatagGGAGTATGTGAGACAACTATATATGATTACAAGAGAATTATAGTTCATTTTCCATTCACTGACAGATCCAGAATTCACTGTCTCTCGTGATTTATGGGTGTTAAATTGATGTTTTTGAtacttttacataaaaaaattaaaaatccgtacacaattttcataaaatttttaGCATTTTAGTGGGTGGTCAAACCTCTCAAGCCCTCACTGGATCAGTCCCTGttgtaataataaattaaaggtTAAACTAGGTTttgatattctaaaaaaaaattaatgattatgctaatatatacaaaaagatttgacatttaaatttagaaaatgtatttttttttaagaaaatgaatataaatatttatagtatttatcaatttattaaaacaaattgatgattttgaacgTAGCAACCTTAGGCATCTTGCAATATAATTTGAGATTTACTCaaaaaaattctaattaaaaaaaaatatttctcttccaaaaaaaatatttgtgcAATTGTTATTCTGATTTATCCTAAATGGTTAATTAAGTAAATTACATGAAATTACCTAAGATTATTAAAAACCCAAATATAGAAACACTGTAATTAATTATTCCATTGACCAATATATGGTATACTAATTAAATTCCATATATAATTTTCTACTTTTATTGGATTTCAAATTCAACTCATTAGACTAATCATTTACTATATGACCattttacaaattaaaaaaaaaaatcttatagTAAAGGATAAATACAAGtatttatttatgatattgATGAAAAAGACAGCAAGATATAACGTAGGCACAATTTAAGAAATTAATGCAATCGAATATTCCCAAAGTATAATGGAATAAATAATTAATGGTCGTcggtttaatttaatttaattttgattttacaGATATTTAGAAGAATTGAATGCGAATTTCAACAAGTTAATCAGGCTACCAGAAAACATAGGATTTGAGCTAATCAACATTAAAAAACTCTCAGTAAATTCAAACAAGCTCATGTATTTACCGCAGTCACTTACCCATTTAACCGCCTTAAAAATCCTCGACGCCCGTCTAAACAACCTACGAGCATTACCGGAAGATCTCGAAAATCTCATAAACCTCCAAACCCTAAACGTCAGCCAAAACTTCCAGTACCTCGAAACGCTGCCGTATTCCATAGGCCTCCTCCTCTCCCTAGTTGAGCTTGACATAAGTTACAACAAGATCAAAACGCTGCCGGATTCCATTGGCTGCCTGAGAAAGCTGCAGAAGCTGAGCGTGGAAGGGAATCCGCTGGTGACGCCGCCGATGGAGGTGGTGGAGCACGGGTTGTACGCCGTGAAAGAGTATTTGAGTGAGAGAATGAATGCCGGACATAAAGCACCGCAGAAGAAGAAATCTTGGGTTGGGAAATTGGTTAAGTATGGGACTTTTAATGGAAGTAGAGGTCATCATCATCATGATCATAATGAAGAGAGACAAGAGTTTATTATCTCCGATTACCGGTCTATCGACGGTCTCGCTTCTCCGAGATACGCGGGGATGTTCTCGCCACGTCGTCTTTTCTCGACAAGGACTATTTTCTCGAGATGATTGATGGTTGAATTCAGTACTCCTGAAATAATACACCCGGTCGACTGGTCGGAGAGTATGTTGTGGTGGATCCTTTCCCGGACCCTCACTTAAGCGGAGACGCATAATGCACAGGGCCGCCTTTGGATATGGAGTATGTGTAATAATTGCGAGTATTAGAGTGCAAGAGCGAGTAATGGATTACTATATTTCTAATTTTGTTTACCAATACtgcaatgtttttttttttctgttttgttgagaacttatttatattattttatgacATAAAGTTTTGTGGATGTTCTTGATAATTCTGTATTGTGTGTTTAATATTGTTATTTTCGGTTGACAATAATTTGCCCTATGTTGTTGACTTTCACTCCCACATAAAAgtcaactttttttttctttgaataaaacataaaaaaaaaaaaaaagaaagaatgcTTAAAGT comes from Euphorbia lathyris chromosome 8, ddEupLath1.1, whole genome shotgun sequence and encodes:
- the LOC136202065 gene encoding plant intracellular Ras-group-related LRR protein 6-like, giving the protein MKMMYEQQQEQQDPIMLKMESMKKSVSDNQKKISEEVTLEIIDLSSMSLDSLPNPALNLALICKLDLSNNNLQAIPESLTARLLNVVVLDVHSNQLKCLPNSIGCLCKLKVLNVAGNFLQFLPKTIENCRYLEELNANFNKLIRLPENIGFELINIKKLSVNSNKLMYLPQSLTHLTALKILDARLNNLRALPEDLENLINLQTLNVSQNFQYLETLPYSIGLLLSLVELDISYNKIKTLPDSIGCLRKLQKLSVEGNPLVTPPMEVVEHGLYAVKEYLSERMNAGHKAPQKKKSWVGKLVKYGTFNGSRGHHHHDHNEERQEFIISDYRSIDGLASPRYAGMFSPRRLFSTRTIFSR